A part of Rhodamnia argentea isolate NSW1041297 chromosome 8, ASM2092103v1, whole genome shotgun sequence genomic DNA contains:
- the LOC115736695 gene encoding scarecrow-like protein 14 → MNSEAKLSDSCRSGSLNGEAASNSDGNDFSKQILNYISSMLMEENMEDKLCLFFDPSLLRATEKSLHNVIILGNKHPALPNQAAIFVCQVAQSLNVLSPRTGRDCSRSNRTDNIGCTDNSREQQKLADDRQNNRSSFLSSPSGNGFSQSPCLPTSQLFLNRPKGLVHYANQNLASFASEFPVQYDSLIASQFRRGIGEPCKFLSSDIAGIDATENGNFSASVKKQGLKVGNDEEQQQQILFYSPRGRKNHEREELCEREGRITKQSAASMEEAELWEMFDEILLSEEEPEHFTSTVSKRSNAAVRNSSPCAQTRGSSSRGHKNHAKNGKNNDGMVDLRNLLILCAQAISTGDSRNAGDLLKQIRLHSSPIGDACQRSAHFFANGLDARLAGIAVQNTFTNLTLKRTPISELLIPHQTHYKAFPFTRIAISFADNMILKVAETAKPLHVIDFGMLLGCQWPLLIQLLSRKPGGPPKLRLTGIELPQHGFKPEERIVEAGRHLAKYCERFGVPFEFNAIVSQHWETIKIEELKIRRNEVLAVNCRYRFENLLDETAVENNPRDAVLKLIREMRPDTFVLSVVNGTFNSPFFVPRFRQALFHFSALFDIFDCNIPRDDIDRINIEREYYGRQVMNVVASEGKERVERPETYKQWHKRVSQAGFKQRPLDKALMKIYMEKVKAACQKDLMLVEDGHWMLHGWKGRILQASSSWETA, encoded by the coding sequence ATGAACTCGGAGGCTAAGCTGTCTGATTCGTGTCGCTCTGGGAGCTTGAATGGAGAAGCGGCCTCCAACTCAGATGGCAATGATTTCTCCAAACAGATTCTTAATTACATAAGCAGCATGCTTATGGAAGAAAACATGGAGGACAAACTCTGCTTGTTCTTTGATCCGTCGCTTCTACGAGCCACCGAGAAATCATTGCACAATGTTATTATTCTCGGCAACAAACATCCTGCTTTACCTAATCAAGCCGCAATATTTGTTTGCCAAGTTGCTCAGAGCCTAAACGTTCTTTCTCCAAGAACAGGCCGTGATTGCAGCAGAAGCAACAGAACCGACAACATTGGTTGCACCGACAATTCTAGGGAGCAACAGAAGCTTGCAGACGACCGACAGAACAATCGCTCTTCATTTCTATCTTCTCCTTCTGGCAACGGTTTCTCTCAGTCTCCTTGCTTGCCCACTTCACAACTATTCTTAAATCGTCCAAAAGGCCTTGTCCACTATGCAAACCAGAATTTGGCCTCTTTTGCAAGTGAGTTTCCCGTACAGTATGATTCCCTTATAGCCTCGCAGTTCAGGAGAGGAATAGGGGAACCTTGTAAGTTTCTGTCCAGCGACATTGCCGGTATTGATGCTACCGAAAATGGCAATTTCTCTGCATCCGTGAAGAAACAGGGTCTAAAAGTTGGAAATGAtgaggagcagcagcagcaaattCTTTTTTACAGTCCGAGGGGAAGGAAGAATCACGAAAGGGAAGAACTATGCGAAAGGGAAGGGAGGATCACCAAACAATCGGCGGCTTCAATGGAAGAGGCCGAACTCTGGGAGATGTTCGATGAAATTTTGCTCTCTGAAGAGGAGCCGGAGCACTTCACAAGTACCGTCAGTAAAAGGTCGAATGCAGCAGTCAGAAACTCGTCTCCGTGTGCACAAACGCGCGGTTCTAGCAGTCGCGGTCACAAGAATCACGCTAAAAATGGTAAGAACAATGACGGCATGGTGGATTTGAGGAATCTCCTCATTCTTTGTGCTCAAGCCATCTCTACCGGCGACAGCAGGAACGCTGGCGACCTACTAAAGCAGATCAGGCTTCACTCCTCTCCTATTGGCGATGCCTGTCAAAGATCGGCCCACTTCTTTGCAAACGGTCTTGATGCGCGCTTGGCCGGAATCGCAGTTCAAAATACCTTCACAAATTTGACTCTGAAGAGAACGCCGATCAGTGAGCTCCTCATACCGCACCAAACTCATTATAAGGCCTTCCCCTTCACCAGGATTGCGATTTCTTTCGCGGATAATATGATTTTAAAAGTAGCCGAGACAGCAAAGCCGCTGCATGTCATAGACTTTGGGATGTTGTTGGGTTGCCAGTGGCCACTCCTTATTCAGCTACTATCGAGGAAGCCCGGCGGGCCCCCGAAGCTTCGCCTCACAGGCATAGAGCTTCCTCAACATGGTTTCAAACCTGAAGAGAGAATTGTTGAAGCAGGTCGTCATTTGGCCAAGTACTGCGAGCGGTTTGGCGTTCCATTCGAGTTTAATGCAATAGTTTCGCAGCATTGGGAAACTATCAAGATCGAGGAATTGAAAATCCGTAGAAATGAGGTTCTCGCAGTAAACTGTCGTTACCGGTTCGAGAATTTACTTGATGAGACCGCCGTTGAGAACAATCCTAGGGATGCCGTCCTGAAACTAATAAGGGAGATGAGACCAGACACATTTGTGCTGTCTGTTGTCAATGGAACTTTCAACTCTCCTTTCTTCGTCCCACGGTTTCGACAAGCGCTCTTCCACTTCTCCGCACTGTTCGATATTTTCGACTGCAATATTCCCCGTGACGACATCGACAGAATTAATATTGAGAGGGAATATTATGGGCGACAAGTCATGAACGTCGTGGCGAGCGAAGGCAAGGAGAGAGTGGAGAGGCCCGAAACGTACAAGCAGTGGCACAAGCGGGTCTCGCAGGCCGGGTTCAAGCAGCGTCCCTTGGACAAAGCATTGATGAAGATATACATGGAGAAAGTAAAGGCAGCGTGCCAAAAGGATTTGATGCTTGTCGAAGACGGCCACTGGATGCTGCATGGTTGGAAAGGAAGGATACTTCAAGCATCGTCTAGTTGGGAAACTGCTTAA